From the Glycine max cultivar Williams 82 chromosome 11, Glycine_max_v4.0, whole genome shotgun sequence genome, the window ACACAACCTTAATTATTGTGTAGCAATTCAGTTGCAGTGAGTAAAGACTTGAAAGTGTGAACAAATGAATATTGGTGGTGGTGACCTGAAGAGAACTCGTGAGTAACGTGAATCAGTAAGAAAAGCATGACCTGACTGGGAATAAGTCGCAAATGTCACTCTCTTGGTACTTGAGTAGACCTAACATGCATCATTTTCTTTGGTTTTTGAATTTCTCCCCTATAGCTACTATACTCTTTTGATACCGACAAAATACAGAGAAATTAAACGCTCAAAAGAATGAAGTTAGAGATCGTGTATTCAGAAGTCTATTGATGAAGTCTTCTTGAATAGTTACAATTTCTGTTCATAACTTCATATGGCTGAACTATGTAATAATGTAATGGTAACAGTTTAGGGATTAGGGAATTACAACCATAATCAAGCAACTTTTAAGTAGGGATCATAtgtaacaaattatttatatataattaaatttaaaataaataataagttttattttaaaaaacaattagattcattacaactttttttcttcGAAGGCTGTGTTAAGTTACTGAAGTggatttaaattcttttttttccagCCCAATATTCATCACAACATTTTTTCTTGGAAGGCCCAAACTCGAACGAGTCTACTATGTTCCTGGTTCGCTGCCACCTTAGTGATCAACTTGACTAAACTTTACATTCAGCAAAAAGAAAACTTCACTAAACTTTCAATGCTAGTTTTGCACAAGTTTCAATTATTTAAGTGATGTaatattatacaatttttttttggtgattggAGAGATAATGCGTGAATTGGACATTCAAAAGAGATATGAAAGAGatcaagaatataaaaaatgttttaattatgaaacTTAGGAGAGTGAAATTCTCAATCttttaaattgtgtattttattctttaaatataGGAGTATATTTTTAcagtttgaaaatattttttactttaaaaaatataaatatttttgtatcaaATCGATTTGCAAGAAATTCCctgacattttttatataaaaaaaaatagtacagcATTTGTTTccctaaaaaaatcattctagtcattgtagatattttttttatgaatacaaGTGAATGATTGTGAAGTTGTCATCCTTGCTATATAGCTGATGAGTGGAGTTCCTTTAAGAAGATTTATGAAGTATGGAACATGAAACCAAGccaattattaattaagttcCGAATTTCTAAACATGAGTAGTGTCTGTCTGGCtctataactaatataattCCTTGCTTGAGCATGAAATAAACGGTGAAAGGTGAAGCACATGGATAATAGTTAGAATTATGATGTGAAGCAAGTTATCCTTAATCCAAATCTGAACCACAAGCACCACGTGCACAGTGGCGGTGAATCCAAACGTAGCTTAATCACCGAGGCCTCCACCCATGCACGACACCTTCCTAATACATAGTATATATATAGCAGTACATATTTTCTCTGAATAGCACAACAAGGACTCTCTGTGTGTTCTTTCTTACTTATCAATACACATTAATAAATTGGAAGAATAGATTAATAATGTTGGACTGTGGGCCTGTGGTTGTGGCTGTGGTGCTATTCGTGTTGTTAATGCCTGGCTTGCTTTTTCAAGTACCTGGACGCTCAAGGTGCCTTGAGTTTGGCAACTTTCAGACCAGTGGTGCTTCCATTCTAGTTCACTCCCTCCTCTACTTTGGCCTCATTTGTCTTTTCTTGTTTGCCATTAAGGTCCACTTTTACATCGGCTAGCTCTCTTTATGTTTGCTAATTCGatcactttttcctttttcttattaTCATCCATTGCTATCTTCATGTTCTTATTATTACTAGGGTTGTCTTGGAAGATCTTGTGGgaaagaaaaatatgactttgtattttctttcgtttgttgtttatttttcatatgcTTGTACTCACTTTAAcatgcataatatattgagacgtgTATCTTTTTGCTGAGAGGTTGAGATTAAATTAAACCTTTCTATATCAATTATCATGTTGACCAAGTGGGGAGGAATGGATTGACTTCAAAATTAAGACCAAGGAGCATTTCAATTCAATTCACGCACGCCGCAGTGCAtaattcaattcattttcttctttaatcATTGGCAAAGTGCACATCacataattaaagtgcacaatcATAATTGCAATAAAATTATGTTCTTATAATGAACTTTCACACTTTTTTTATACAAGCACTATTTTCCTTTACTTTCTCTATCgcaacatttatattttttttaagtaatgataccattcattttaattactacTTTTCATCCGttctaaaataaatgttatattttaaaaaattgatataaatatCACGTTAacttttcaatataatattaataataaaattttataaaattattatcttttatattttcatttatttattaaattttcttagTTTATGTAATATTAGTAACGTAGTATGACATTTAGTTTTGGACGAAAgaaatatttcatatatttatttttttaatctctcttgtgtaaaaaaaataagtttaaatgtaatttttgtctcttaattttataattttatgattttgacattccatttttaaaatgaaatgtttagtcattctattttcaaaaattccatTTTGATATGTGACATGTCATAAAGAAAACTTCGTTTAACAAAAGAGAGGAGGGTGGGCATAACTCCCCAATTCTCAAATTTTTTCGTGTACCCTAAATCCAAATCACAAACCCTCCATTCGTGAACTGTAACTGTAAACCCTTTGTTCCCAAATTTCTTCCCCGTTATTTGATGTTCTTGATCGATTCCTTGATCTACACATGAACGTTTAGGAAGTGCTTTGAACTACATGAACATTATTTGATGTTGGAATTAAGGATATTGATGGAACGTGTGTTTGAAGTTAAAAGAGGAagaggtatatatatattgtggatACTTGGTGTGGAAAGGTGCATGGAAATGGTAGGTAGAACAATATCAGAGAGTGTCACTCCAAGGTTTCGTAAAATCTTAAACAAAAAGCTGGAGATTCTGGCGGCTTCCTTAACATTTACAAGTTTTaaagtataataataaaaaaattatatatattttctacggttttaattattttttccctctCAAAATTATACACATAAGTTTATCAAATATAGATTTATaagttgttatattttttaatttataaatatgatcAAATCGAGACTCTGGAAGTTAATATACACTGCATATCATTGAGTCACACCATGCATGGCGAAGCTGCATCTTACCaatgctttatttatttattcttacaCATAGATATATAGATGTGCTTTATTCTTCAACGTGCGACTTAGACCCCCTTCACATAGCTGGCAGAGACAAACAAAATATAGTATGAAATGTGTaagttattatatatgatatgataaacgcacggagaaagaagaaagagaacaaTTAACGTTGAATTGAATATTGAAtaatgaatatttgaatatataacgCTTACCCCTAACTCCTAATTAATTAAGCCCTAAGAAGGCCATTATGGTTCCACTTGTCCTTGTTTGGTACAtccttattattattctttacaGCTTCACCCAATCGCATCCCCTATCCATAGTGCTACAGGTATATATAATTACGCATGGAAGCGGCATTTTActcaaattaaacttcaaatatttttactcttgaaaacatttgaaggaaattaaattttatatatttcaaatttataaaagttttaaatacatttctaatttttagaaattttgaaattcttaatc encodes:
- the LOC102660664 gene encoding uncharacterized protein; protein product: MLDCGPVVVAVVLFVLLMPGLLFQVPGRSRCLEFGNFQTSGASILVHSLLYFGLICLFLFAIKVHFYIG